One stretch of Rattus norvegicus strain BN/NHsdMcwi chromosome 12, GRCr8, whole genome shotgun sequence DNA includes these proteins:
- the Ocm gene encoding oncomodulin isoform X2, with protein MSITDILSAEDIAAALQECQDPDTFEPQKFFQTSGLSKMSASQVKDIFRFIDNDQSGYLDGDELKYFLQKFQSDARELTESETKSLMDAADNDGDGKIGADEFQEMVHS; from the exons ATGAGCATCACGGACATCCTGAGCGCTGAGGACATTGCGGCAGCCCTGCAGGAATGCCAAG ACCCAGACACCTTTGAACCACAAAAGTTCTTCCAGACATCGGGCCTCTCCAAGATGTCTGCCAGCCAAGTGAAGGATATCTTCCGGTTCATAGACAACGACCAGAGTGGATACCTGGATGGAGATGAGCTCAA GTATTTCCTACAGAAGTTCCAGAGTGACGCCAGAGAACTGACTGAGTCAGAGACCAAGTCCTTGATGGACGCGGCGGACAACGACGGAGACGGGAAGATTGGGGCGGATG AATTCCAGGAAATGGTGCACTCTTAA